The stretch of DNA GACGGGCGTTTGGAACTGACCGACGACGTTCGGGAAAACCTCGATACTTGCCTCGATTGCCGCTCCTGCGAAACCGCCTGTCCCTCGGGTGTGCAATACGGCCGCTTGATCGAACCGTTTCGCATGGACATGGAGCATGCCGACGCTGCTGCGGGAGCGGATGCGTCGCAATCCTGGTTTCACAAATATGTGCTCTACGGCTTGCTGACCAGTCGCAGCAAAACCCGCATCGCACTCTTTCCCGCACGGATCATGCAAGCCTTGCGGCTCGATAGGGCCATGGAAGCTGTCGGCCTGACCAAATTGTTGCCGGGCAAATTGCAGCGGATGTTCAAACAATTGCCCCGACTCCAGTCCAACCTGCCCGCTCTTCCGGAGCATCTGCCGGCGATCGGTCCGCCGCGGGCCAAAGTGGGACTGTTTCTGGGGTGCGTGGCGGATGCCATGTTTCGGCAAACGCATTGGGCGACCGCGCGAGTTCTGCAACACAACGGCTGCGAGGTCTTCATACCCCGCAGTCAGGGCTGTTGCGGCGCGATGCACTATCACAGTGGCGCCGGTGAACCGGCCATGGAAATGGCGTCGCAAAACGCGGCGGCGTTTGATCTCGATCAACTTGATGCGGTGATTGTGAACGTCGCCGGCTGCGGAGCGATGCTGAAGGATTATCCAGAGATCGCCCACGAAGTCGCATCCGAGGACCATGCCTTGCGGGCGACGTTGGAAAAACTGACGGCGAAGATCAAAGACATCTCTGAATTCCTCGCGGAATTAGGCCCGATTGCTCCCCAGGGTGAAATCAAAATGCGGGCGACCTACCACGACGCTTGCCATCTCTGCCACGCACAACAGATCCGTGCGCAGCCTCGCGACTTGTTGGGCCTGATTCCCGGTTTGGAATTAGTACCGCTACCCGAGTCAGAAATTTGCTGCGGCGCCGCCGGAAGTTACAATCTCACGCAGCCGGAAATGTCCGACCGGCTCGCCAAACGCAAATATGAAAACATCATGTCCACACAGCCCGACGCCGTGATCACCGGCAATGCGGGGTGTCTGTTGCAGATCCAATCCGAGATGCGGCAAGCAGGACATGAAATCGCCGTGGTGCATCCGATGGACCTGTTGGATTGCAGTTACCGCGGTGTTACGCCGCCCGGATGAATGATCACCCCGAGTGCCCCCCCGGCGGAGCCGGGGGCTGGTTCGAAAATTTCATCGTCCATCAGCCCCCGGCTTTGCCGGGGGGCCGCCTGCCAAACCGCCCCCCAAATTATTCTCACAACGTTCAAAAAACATGTCCCAAACACAACCCCCCATCAAGGCCGTTGTTTTCGACTTCGACGGGCTGATGTTCAACACTGAAGACATTTTCGAAGCGGCCGGGCGGGAGTTGCTCCAGCGGCGCGGGCTGGAAATGACGCCGCAACTTTTGAGCACCATGATGGGCCGCCGTCCGCTGGAAGCCTTTCAGTTCATGGTCGATATGCATGGATTAACCGAGCCGATTCCCGACCTGCTGGAAGAATCTCGCGTCATTTTTACGGACTTGATTCCCGGCATGCTGCAGCCGATGCCTGGATTGCACGAATTGCTCGAGCACCTCGAATCGCGGGATTTGCCCAAAGGGGTGGCGACTTCGTCATCGCGGTCCTATTTGGAGGACTTACTGTCGCGGCACGACTTGCTGGAGCGGTTTCACGTCACGTTGACTGCCGAGGATGTCACGCACGGCAAACCCCATCCGGAGATCTATTTATCAGCCGCCCAGAGATTGGGCATTCATCCGTCGGAAATGCTGGTTTTAGAGGATTCCGAAGCGGGGACAAATGCCGCTGCCAGCGCCGAGGCGGTGATTGTCTCCGTTCCGCATCAGCACAGCCGCAGCCACGATTTCAGCCGTGCGCACTACGTTGCCGAGCGATTAGACGATCCGTGGGTTCTTGACCGCCTGGGGTAGAGACCGGCCGCTTCCCTGTGTGTTGTAGCGGACAAATTGCGGCAATCTTGTTTGCCTACGACAAATGTCCTATCCTACGCGGCACTGCTGTCTACAAATCGAATACCGAAACAACTCACCCATACTTTTTGCGTCACCTCAGGAGAGACAAATGTCGACCGCTGCGGCACTGCCATACAAAGTTGCGGACATGGAATTGGCCGATTGGGGCCGTAAGGAAATCGAACTCGCCGAAACCGAAATGCCCGGTTTGATGGCGTTGCGGGAGAAATACGGCGCTGCACAACCGCTCAAAGGGGCACGCATCGCCGGTTGTCTGCACATGACCATTCAGACCGCCGTGCTGATCGAAACCTTGACCGCACTGGGAGCCGAAGTTCGTTGGTCCAGTTGCAACATCTTCTCGACCCAAGACCACGCCGCCGCGGCCATCGCCGCAACCGGCGTCGCGGTTTTTGCCTGGAAAGGCATGAGTGAAGAAGAGTTCGATTGGTGCATCGAGCAAACCATCTTCTGGCCCGATGGACAACCGCTGAACATCATTCTTGACGATGGCGGCGACTTGACCGCCATGGTCCTGGAGCGGTTCCCGGAATTGGTCAAAGACATTCGCGGCATCAGCGAAGAGACCACCACCGGCGTGCGTCGTCTGGAGCGGATGCACGAAGAAGGCAAATTGCCAATTCCCGCGATCAACGTCAACGACTCGGTGACCAAAAGCAAATTCGACAACCTCTACGGCTGTCGCGAATCGCTGGCCGATGGCATCAAACGCGCCACCGACATCATGATTGCCGGCAAGGTGGTTGTTGTCGGCGGTTACGGCGACGTCGGCAAAGGCTGTGCCGCTGCGATGAAGGGACTCGGTGCCCGCGTGATCGTCACCGAAATCGATCCCATCATCGCCCTGCAAGCTGCCATGGAAGGTTATCAGGTCGTCACGATGGAAGAAGCTGCTCCGCTGGGAGACATCTTCGTGACCACCACCGGCTGCTGCGATATTATTCGCGGCGAACACCTGGATGCGATGAAGCACGAAGCGATTGTCTGCAACATCGGTCACTTCGATTCAGAAATCGAGATCGCCTACCTCGAAGGCCGCGACGATATTGAAGAAGTCAATATCAAGCCACAGGTCGACAAGTTCGTCTATCCCGACGGCAAAGCGATCATTGTGCTGGCACGCGGACGGTTGGTGAATCTCGGATGCGCAACCGGCCACCCGTCGTTTGTCATGTCCGCCAGCTTCACAAACCAAGTCTTGGCCCAAATGGCGCTGTGGGACGAGAAAGCCGACTTCGAAGTTGGCGTGCACATGCTGCCCAAGGAACTCGACGAAGAGGTCGCCCGGCTGCACCTCGACAAGTTGGGTGTCAAACTCACCAAGCTGTCTCAAAAACAGGCCGACTACCTCGGCATTCCGGTCGACGGACCGTACAAGCCCGATTACTACCGGTATTAAGATGCCAGCCAGTCAAATTCCGTGAAACAACGTGCTCAGGCCTATGGCTTGGGGTGTAGTTGTTTCACCCATTGCGACGATATCAATCGAGCCGTGACGGTGTTCCGCGTGACCCGCCACGGCTCGAATTTTCTTGCGCGGACCGAAATCGCGAGCAGGAAAGCACGTCGGCAATGCGGATTCTTTATGGCGCGTTCTCCCAGGGAAACGGGCATCTCTCAAAAGCGTCGGTCTTGGTTCCCTTGCTGGAAGCCCGCGGGCACGAGGTCCGCGTGATCACCTCCGGTCCGCCCCCCACGAGCTGTTACCAGTTCAATTGGCACCGACATTTTCCCGGAATCTCCTACGTCGCAAAAAACGGCCGGACCGATTACCTGGCCTCCTTCCAACAATGGAGCCGCCGCCTGCCCACATTGTTCAAAGGGATTTGGGCGATCCGTGGGATTGCCCGCGAATTTCAGCCCGAACTGGTGATCAGCGATTTTGAACCGATGACCGCCAGCCCGCTTGTCGAACCGGGGTGCGAAGTCGTTTCCATCAGCCGACAAGTTTCGTTGCTCGATCCCGATGTGCCGATGCCCCCGGCGGGTGGATTTGACCGTAAGATGACCCGTTCGGTGATTCGCGTGTTCACCTGCGGAGCCGATCGCAAATATGGTTACCACTACGAGCCGGCATCGTTTCGCTGCGTGCCGCCATTGATTCGCGCCGCAGCCAAACAACGCCGACCGGAAATGGGCGAGCATGTTTTGCTCTATAGCGGACTACCCTCCTTCCAACCACAGCCGGCCGATGTCGTCGCCTGGGCACGCAAAAACCGGCAACGCGTGATCGCCTACGGTTTCGCTCCCGAATGCGCTATCGAAGGGGAACGGTTCGTGTCGTTCCGCCGCCCCAATCCCGGCCAGTTTTTGGAGGACATGGCCACATCGCGGGGCGTGATCACGACCGCCGGTCTGTCGACACCGATCGAGGCCTTTTTACTCCGCAAACCGCTCGTCGTTGTACCGATCCCTCGTCAATGGGAACAAACCGTCAACGCGTTCCAACTGCACGAAGCCAAGATCGCCTGTTCGGTACCCGATTGGAATTTCGACAAGCTTCTCGAAACCCCCGCACCGGCCGCCGATCACCCGCTGCTCTCCTGGATGCACACCGGCAGCGATTACGTCCTCAATCGTATTCTCGACCAGCCCATAACGACCACCCTCCCACCCCAAGAAACCGCCCGCCCCGCTGCTTAGGGTTAAGATAAGAGGCAACGCCGAAAGGTGTGTATGAATTAGGGCCATAACGCGAACTCCGAAATCAATGAAGGTAGCGAAATCCAATTGACCGAAACGCTTTGCGACCTGGAACATTGGGATTTG from Symmachiella dynata encodes:
- a CDS encoding (Fe-S)-binding protein, with amino-acid sequence MTTTTTTGTLGSNIEYGKYLDCVHCGLCTAACPTYLETGDENKSPRGRIYLMRAVTDGRLELTDDVRENLDTCLDCRSCETACPSGVQYGRLIEPFRMDMEHADAAAGADASQSWFHKYVLYGLLTSRSKTRIALFPARIMQALRLDRAMEAVGLTKLLPGKLQRMFKQLPRLQSNLPALPEHLPAIGPPRAKVGLFLGCVADAMFRQTHWATARVLQHNGCEVFIPRSQGCCGAMHYHSGAGEPAMEMASQNAAAFDLDQLDAVIVNVAGCGAMLKDYPEIAHEVASEDHALRATLEKLTAKIKDISEFLAELGPIAPQGEIKMRATYHDACHLCHAQQIRAQPRDLLGLIPGLELVPLPESEICCGAAGSYNLTQPEMSDRLAKRKYENIMSTQPDAVITGNAGCLLQIQSEMRQAGHEIAVVHPMDLLDCSYRGVTPPG
- a CDS encoding HAD family hydrolase, which produces MSQTQPPIKAVVFDFDGLMFNTEDIFEAAGRELLQRRGLEMTPQLLSTMMGRRPLEAFQFMVDMHGLTEPIPDLLEESRVIFTDLIPGMLQPMPGLHELLEHLESRDLPKGVATSSSRSYLEDLLSRHDLLERFHVTLTAEDVTHGKPHPEIYLSAAQRLGIHPSEMLVLEDSEAGTNAAASAEAVIVSVPHQHSRSHDFSRAHYVAERLDDPWVLDRLG
- the ahcY gene encoding adenosylhomocysteinase, whose product is MSTAAALPYKVADMELADWGRKEIELAETEMPGLMALREKYGAAQPLKGARIAGCLHMTIQTAVLIETLTALGAEVRWSSCNIFSTQDHAAAAIAATGVAVFAWKGMSEEEFDWCIEQTIFWPDGQPLNIILDDGGDLTAMVLERFPELVKDIRGISEETTTGVRRLERMHEEGKLPIPAINVNDSVTKSKFDNLYGCRESLADGIKRATDIMIAGKVVVVGGYGDVGKGCAAAMKGLGARVIVTEIDPIIALQAAMEGYQVVTMEEAAPLGDIFVTTTGCCDIIRGEHLDAMKHEAIVCNIGHFDSEIEIAYLEGRDDIEEVNIKPQVDKFVYPDGKAIIVLARGRLVNLGCATGHPSFVMSASFTNQVLAQMALWDEKADFEVGVHMLPKELDEEVARLHLDKLGVKLTKLSQKQADYLGIPVDGPYKPDYYRY
- a CDS encoding glycosyltransferase family protein, translated to MRILYGAFSQGNGHLSKASVLVPLLEARGHEVRVITSGPPPTSCYQFNWHRHFPGISYVAKNGRTDYLASFQQWSRRLPTLFKGIWAIRGIAREFQPELVISDFEPMTASPLVEPGCEVVSISRQVSLLDPDVPMPPAGGFDRKMTRSVIRVFTCGADRKYGYHYEPASFRCVPPLIRAAAKQRRPEMGEHVLLYSGLPSFQPQPADVVAWARKNRQRVIAYGFAPECAIEGERFVSFRRPNPGQFLEDMATSRGVITTAGLSTPIEAFLLRKPLVVVPIPRQWEQTVNAFQLHEAKIACSVPDWNFDKLLETPAPAADHPLLSWMHTGSDYVLNRILDQPITTTLPPQETARPAA